From the genome of Streptosporangiales bacterium:
GCGTGGGCCGTGGGCGGCTGAAAGCACGCACCCGCAAGCAGGAGCAGGGTGCGGACTGGGTCGTGCCCAGCTGGGACGAGGTCGTCCGCGAGCACTCCGCCAGGGTCTACCGCCTCGCGTACCGGCTGACCGGCAACCAGCACGACGCGGAGGACCTCACCCAGGAGGTGTTCGTCCGGGTCTTCCGGTCGCTGCACAACTACAGGCCGGGCTCGTTCGCCGGCTGGCTGCACCGGATCACCACGAACCTCTTCCTCGACTCTGCGCGCCGTAAGCAGCGGATCCGGTTCGAGAGTCTGCCCGAGGACGCCGGCGACCGGCTGGCCGGCAGGGAACAGCCACCCGGCGAGGTCTTCGACTCCGCGCAGTTCGACCACGACGTGCAGGCCGCCCTCGACGAGCTCGCGCCCGAGTTCCGCGTAGCCGTCGTGCTGTGCGACATCGAGGGGCTGAGCTACGAGGAGATCGCCGACACGTTGGGCATCAAGCTCGGCACG
Proteins encoded in this window:
- the sigE gene encoding RNA polymerase sigma factor SigE, which encodes MVATAIPLPGGGLGVGRGRLKARTRKQEQGADWVVPSWDEVVREHSARVYRLAYRLTGNQHDAEDLTQEVFVRVFRSLHNYRPGSFAGWLHRITTNLFLDSARRKQRIRFESLPEDAGDRLAGREQPPGEVFDSAQFDHDVQAALDELAPEFRVAVVLCDIEGLSYEEIADTLGIKLGTVRSRIHRGRTQLRRRLEHLAPGGEPTPAVASAAPAGGEHG